The proteins below come from a single Mesobacillus jeotgali genomic window:
- the recR gene encoding recombination mediator RecR — protein sequence MHYPEPISKLIDSFMKLPGIGPKTAARLAFFVLSMKEETVLDFAKALVNAKRNLTYCSVCGHITDQDPCYICEDQRRDRSVICVVQDPKDVIAMEKMKEFNGLYHVLHGAISPMDGIGPEDINIPDLLKRLQDETVQEVILATNPNIEGEATAMYISRLLKPSGIKITRIAHGLPVGGDLEYADEVTLSKALEGRREV from the coding sequence ATGCATTATCCTGAACCAATATCAAAGCTGATCGACAGCTTTATGAAATTGCCAGGTATCGGCCCGAAAACGGCCGCTCGTCTGGCTTTTTTCGTATTAAGCATGAAGGAAGAAACCGTTTTGGATTTCGCTAAGGCATTGGTCAACGCTAAGCGCAACCTGACTTACTGCTCTGTCTGCGGCCATATAACTGACCAGGATCCTTGCTATATTTGTGAAGACCAGCGTCGCGACCGCAGCGTGATTTGTGTTGTACAAGATCCAAAGGACGTTATTGCGATGGAAAAAATGAAGGAATTCAATGGTCTCTATCATGTGCTTCATGGTGCGATATCTCCTATGGATGGAATTGGACCCGAAGATATAAACATACCAGACCTATTGAAGAGGCTGCAGGATGAAACTGTCCAGGAAGTCATACTGGCCACGAACCCTAATATAGAAGGGGAAGCAACAGCTATGTACATCTCAAGGCTGCTGAAGCCGTCAGGGATCAAGATTACCAGGATTGCGCACGGACTGCCGGTCGGCGGAGATCTTGAATACGCGGATGAAGTCACGCTCTCTAAAGCGCTGGAAGGCCGCAGGGAAGTATAA
- the tadA gene encoding tRNA adenosine(34) deaminase TadA, producing MEYTPDERYMLEAIEEAKKAGQIDEVPIGAVIVLDGEIIARAHNLRETKQSSIAHAEVLAIDKACQKLGTWRLEDAILYVTLEPCPMCAGAIMLSRVKKVVYGAKDPKGGCAGTFMNILQDERFNHQSEVVTGVLEAECGALLSDFFRNLREKKKLKKKQAKDELEQQTGIDRG from the coding sequence ATGGAATATACTCCAGATGAACGATATATGTTAGAAGCAATTGAAGAAGCGAAAAAAGCAGGCCAGATAGATGAAGTGCCAATCGGTGCGGTCATCGTCCTGGATGGGGAAATCATTGCCCGTGCCCATAATCTCCGCGAAACGAAGCAAAGTTCTATTGCCCATGCAGAGGTGCTGGCGATTGACAAGGCGTGCCAGAAGCTCGGAACATGGAGGCTGGAGGATGCCATTCTCTATGTAACACTGGAGCCATGCCCGATGTGTGCCGGAGCGATCATGCTTTCCCGCGTGAAAAAAGTGGTCTATGGGGCAAAGGACCCTAAAGGCGGCTGCGCTGGTACCTTCATGAATATCCTCCAGGACGAACGCTTCAACCATCAAAGTGAGGTTGTGACTGGCGTGCTGGAAGCAGAATGCGGAGCACTGTTATCCGATTTTTTCAGGAATCTGCGGGAAAAGAAAAAGTTGAAAAAGAAGCAGGCGAAAGACGAATTGGAACAACAGACAGGAATTGACAGGGGATAA
- a CDS encoding pro-sigmaK processing inhibitor BofA family protein translates to MDPIVVISVLGGLIFLLLIIGAPTKPLRFIGQSAVKILIGAIFLFFLNAFGTSFGIYVPINIATAAVSGLLGIPGVFALVAIQTWII, encoded by the coding sequence ATGGATCCTATAGTTGTCATATCGGTCCTTGGCGGATTGATTTTCTTGCTGCTCATAATCGGTGCACCGACAAAACCACTTCGATTTATTGGCCAGAGTGCTGTGAAGATCTTAATCGGAGCCATCTTTTTATTTTTTCTTAACGCCTTCGGAACCAGCTTCGGAATTTATGTTCCAATCAATATTGCAACCGCAGCAGTGTCAGGGCTATTAGGAATACCCGGTGTGTTTGCGCTGGTTGCCATTCAGACGTGGATTATATAA
- a CDS encoding YbaB/EbfC family nucleoid-associated protein, producing the protein MMRGMGNMQNMMKQMQKMQKKMEEAQVQLGEEKIEGTAGGGMVTVIVTGHKEIIDVQIKPEVVDPDDVEMLQDLVLAATNDALKKAEELSSKTMGQFTKGMNLPGGMF; encoded by the coding sequence ATGATGCGTGGAATGGGTAATATGCAAAACATGATGAAGCAAATGCAAAAAATGCAAAAGAAAATGGAAGAGGCTCAAGTCCAGCTGGGAGAAGAGAAAATTGAAGGTACTGCTGGCGGCGGCATGGTAACTGTCATCGTGACTGGCCACAAGGAAATTATCGACGTTCAAATCAAGCCTGAAGTTGTAGACCCTGATGATGTAGAAATGCTGCAGGATCTAGTGCTTGCTGCAACGAATGATGCATTGAAAAAAGCAGAAGAACTTTCAAGTAAAACAATGGGACAATTCACAAAAGGGATGAACCTTCCTGGGGGAATGTTCTAG
- the dnaX gene encoding DNA polymerase III subunit gamma/tau — protein sequence MAYQALYRVWRPQQFIDVVGQEHVTTTLQNALLQQKISHAYLFSGPRGTGKTSAAKILAKAVNCEKAPTAEPCNECDACRGITDGSIPDVIEIDAASNNGVEEIRDIRDKVKYAPNVVKYKVYIIDEVHMLSIGAFNALLKTLEEPPKHVIFILATTEPHKIPLTIISRCQRFDFKRITAQAIVGRMKQVVEESGVDCDEKALQIISRAAEGGMRDALSLLDQAISFSQDRVTIEDALTVTGTVSQNFLNQLARAVHERNAAAGLEALEELLLQGKDPARFIEDLIFFYRDMLLYKAAPALEESMERVMLDDDFQELANQVEPAQIYELIEVLNKAQQEMRWTNHPRIFLEVAIVKLCQLENQNPSSNVQVEPLLRRIEQLEEKLAQFQQNPGMASSEPAAAAKKAPRPNRKGFQAPTGKINEVLKSATKTNLHTIKGRWGDLLEMLAANQMRSQAALLNEAEPVAASDEAVVIKFKYEIHCQMAMENTRFTETVSGAMNDYTGKRMQVIGVPEDQWLKIRENFISQRGDGASEGEAAAAEDPLIAEAKKLFGDELIQIQD from the coding sequence TTGGCCTACCAAGCTTTATATCGTGTCTGGCGTCCACAGCAATTCATTGATGTGGTCGGACAGGAACATGTCACAACGACACTGCAAAACGCTCTGCTTCAACAAAAAATATCACATGCCTATCTATTTTCCGGCCCCAGGGGGACTGGGAAAACGAGTGCTGCGAAAATTTTGGCAAAAGCGGTTAACTGTGAAAAAGCTCCAACGGCCGAGCCTTGCAATGAATGCGATGCCTGCCGTGGAATAACGGATGGATCGATTCCTGATGTAATTGAAATCGACGCCGCTTCCAATAACGGTGTCGAGGAAATCCGGGATATCCGAGATAAGGTTAAGTATGCGCCGAACGTCGTGAAGTATAAAGTATACATCATTGATGAAGTGCATATGCTTTCCATCGGAGCATTCAACGCCTTGCTGAAAACCCTTGAAGAGCCTCCAAAGCATGTCATCTTTATCCTCGCAACGACTGAGCCCCATAAGATTCCACTCACAATCATTTCACGATGCCAGCGATTTGATTTTAAGAGGATCACTGCTCAGGCAATCGTTGGCAGGATGAAGCAAGTTGTTGAGGAATCTGGAGTGGATTGCGATGAAAAAGCCTTGCAGATCATTTCCAGGGCTGCAGAAGGCGGAATGCGTGATGCCTTAAGTCTGCTTGATCAGGCAATTTCATTCAGCCAGGATCGAGTTACGATTGAAGATGCCCTCACGGTAACAGGTACCGTATCACAGAACTTCCTGAACCAGCTGGCCAGGGCGGTTCACGAACGAAATGCGGCCGCTGGACTGGAAGCATTAGAAGAATTGCTTTTGCAAGGGAAGGATCCAGCAAGGTTCATAGAGGATCTGATTTTCTTTTACCGTGATATGCTCCTGTACAAGGCAGCACCGGCATTAGAGGAATCTATGGAACGAGTCATGCTCGACGACGATTTCCAGGAACTGGCCAATCAGGTCGAGCCGGCACAAATCTATGAACTGATCGAGGTCTTGAATAAAGCACAGCAAGAGATGCGCTGGACAAACCATCCCCGTATCTTCCTTGAGGTGGCTATTGTAAAACTCTGTCAGCTGGAAAATCAAAATCCGTCAAGCAATGTACAAGTTGAACCTTTACTGAGAAGGATTGAGCAGCTCGAGGAAAAACTGGCACAATTCCAGCAGAATCCTGGAATGGCATCAAGTGAACCGGCTGCTGCTGCTAAAAAAGCGCCACGTCCAAACCGTAAAGGCTTCCAGGCACCGACCGGAAAGATTAACGAGGTACTGAAAAGCGCTACCAAGACAAATCTTCATACAATCAAAGGGCGCTGGGGAGATCTGCTCGAAATGCTTGCTGCGAACCAAATGCGTTCCCAGGCTGCTTTGTTGAATGAAGCAGAACCTGTGGCTGCATCGGATGAAGCAGTAGTGATAAAATTCAAATATGAAATCCACTGTCAGATGGCAATGGAAAACACCAGATTCACTGAAACTGTCAGCGGTGCGATGAATGACTACACCGGAAAAAGGATGCAGGTAATTGGTGTGCCGGAAGACCAGTGGCTTAAAATAAGGGAAAACTTTATCAGCCAGAGAGGCGACGGAGCATCAGAGGGCGAAGCTGCTGCAGCAGAAGACCCGCTGATCGCTGAAGCTAAAAAACTATTTGGCGATGAATTAATACAAATACAAGACTAG
- a CDS encoding YaaL family protein — translation MLFRKKKWLRKEFDHKLLAQLDSMKRNWNNQKLLVERSFDPSEEFITEAKIAEAKYFFLFKEAKHRKITIKKK, via the coding sequence ATGTTATTTCGTAAAAAGAAATGGCTTAGAAAAGAATTCGACCATAAACTATTGGCACAGCTGGACAGCATGAAGAGGAACTGGAATAATCAAAAGCTATTGGTTGAAAGAAGCTTCGATCCATCAGAAGAGTTTATCACTGAAGCAAAAATTGCCGAAGCCAAGTACTTCTTTCTTTTTAAAGAAGCGAAGCACAGGAAAATCACCATCAAGAAGAAGTGA